The following is a genomic window from Aricia agestis chromosome 12, ilAriAges1.1, whole genome shotgun sequence.
cataaatttctTAGGTAACATTGTTTTCTTAACCTTggtattaatattttcaatagcTCACCACATTGTTAGGTAATATAATGCGAGTACTTGTCCTCAATGTGGTCAAACTTTCTTGTACCTAATAATACTAAGTTGTTCTATTATTCATTCACTTAAATCAATCAGTTCTCATATTAAGTatacaattattgttaaaaaaggCATTAATAAGCaaggaaaaaattaaatatagctGGCATAGATTTAAAACAACCAATCTGaaactttaaagttttaaatacgTTAAGCAGTAGACAGCGccgggctgatgatgatgataaaataatgaaactaaataaaattagattacatTGAGTACTAATATTCTCAAgtactatacagtgtgtaacaaaaataagtgataatactttagagtttagggtgtgtacgtgttccttgtagagagttcaatgtgaaaatagcaaaaaaaattttcacttttgtatggacaaggccccgagcgtcacgagtttccccatacaaaaaattttggtctttcagcgctgctactttcacagtgaactctctacaagtaacacgtacacaccctaaagtattatcacttatttttgttacacgctgtatACTTTTGTAGAAAAGGTACTGCCCACTAAACACAATCAGTAGGTACTTCGGTTCATGCaaaatgcaataattattagagtagaaattattttcactttcaatccaaaaaatattgaaagtgAAACTGTGGAATGCTAATAATATATGTCCAAGCAGTACCAATGCATTATCAACTTTCACTGCTGTGATTAAAGGGTTCTCGCAGACTGACATCTACCTTTGTCACGGAAATATATTGAGTCTACCAGCCACAATAATGCGATATGAGTTATCCAAAATATGCTATGACGTGACATAAATACTGACAAGTGGCGGtacctatacaaggtgtaacaaaaataagcacgataatactttagggtgtgtatgtgttccttatagaaagttcactgtgaaagtaggagcgctgatagaccaaattttttttcacttttgtatggggaaactcgtgacgttcgggcgcttgcccatacaaaagtgaaaaaaaattttggtctttcagcgctgctactgtcacagtgaactctctataaggaacacatacacaccctaaagtattatcacttgtttttgttacaccctgtagactcTACTTGTTACTGATTAACACCCGTTGGTGTCACCAACGGGTGTTAATCAGTAACAAGTAGAGTGCACTTCTTTCTTGATCAATTGCAATATCACCAACTTGGTGATATTGCAATTGATCAAGAAAGTAGTGTACCTTATTCTTGTCATCTTCGCTcctcataaatattataatattcactcATAGCTGTATGCTCTTACAAGATACATAACTACGTTGACTACTTACCAGTAGCCAATACccatatttttatatctttcaTCATTTGTCACAAATCCAGTTATCAAATCTACATTTATGGTACCCAATACGTATTCACCATTTGTCACAGGCCACAGCACACTGTCAAATAGAAGCCAGTAATCAATTCCACTTGTTCCAGGTGTTTGCGATGTGGTATCCGTGGATCGCGCTACTGCTGTGTGCAttggcggcgggcgcggcggggcaggacgtggcagagccacagaggGAGAGAGAGCCACCGAGAGAAAGAGAAGGAGTGGCCACCCGCCCCCCGCCCCGCACTCTTGACAGGAAGGCCGATGAGCTGGCCTGGCACTCCTGGCTCCAGGGTCCTGAGAACGACGGCCAGAACGCGACGCATCGCCGCATCACCACCAAATCCCTCTTCATCACGCCGCTCGTATGCCCCAAAGGCCAGAGATTGGACAGGAACGGATGTGTTACGGTAATTCATTTTGGTTGTACAAAGTTAGgcttaggtacctacttatgttAATTTTGTTCTTTATTCTTGCGCCTATTCCTATTCTGAATCTCCTTTATCAGTGCAGAGTAATCTAACCTAAGACTAACCTAAAGTATTGATCACTGATCAAATCTCGATCAGAAAACTTTAAGACGCCCATTAGGTTTGCCCTTAAGAATCTCCAAGCCATTAAAAAAGTTCGTCGACTCTTCACCAGAATTTCACCCTCAACTTTTCCTTGTAGGTCCTAAACGTGAACAAGGAGGAGCATGAGCGCATCTTGCTGGATCAGCTGAACGCGTACTTCACAGCGGACCCCAACAATGGTGGAGACATGTATGACTACGGAGAAGAGGAGCAGGGACCCTTGCAGTTGACTATACCCATCGGTCAGGAGTCCCAGGCGGAATTGTCTGCGCaggtaataataaaacattatagaaCAAGAAGTAAAAGTCTAGAAGAGCAGAAGAGAAGTTTTtaagaagaatatttttttaagagttttatattgattcataaaaatattaaatatataatattcttaCATTTTTAATCTCGCTGTTTGACGGTGATTGAAAAAACTAAAACTACGAAAATCAATACAACgtgtttcatcaaaatattaattatgtatgttTTTGCAGGCTCAGAATCAGCAGCCAACGTTTGTACAATTCGACAAGAAAGGTGACGGACTTCAAACTGACGGAAGCATTGAAGCCGAATTAGAACTTCTCAAACTACAACAGGCCGTGGCCAAATTGAACCGGACCGGCCCATTACCGAGTAACTCGCTATCTCACGGTGCACTCAACAACCTACTCACCTACTCCGACAAACCAAAACGAGACAGCCCCCTGATAAACGAGACAGAGACGAATGTAACGGACAAAGGACAggaggaaaaaatatttggacACGTTAACATTGACCCCCTAGCTTACGGCGTGCAAAATCAGAATCAAGAAGTTACGCTACACGAGAATAAGAACAACAAAACCGAAACACCGGTAGCCGAAAAGTTAGTAGCTAATAATATGACGAATACAGAATCCCAGAACAACAATACTCGAGAGACGGTACCTAACACGACCATGCAATCACTCAAAGCCGCTCCCGAGCAGACCAAACTCAGACCCGAGATCGAGTACTCCGACATAGACGAGGCTATCAAGCTCATTAGTAGATTCGCTGACGTCTCGACTGATGACAATTTTGCCAAAGACGACAGGAAACCAGATTTGCCGCTCGACGACAGCGTTCTCGGCACGCGTACAAAACTACAGTACCGCCGCAACAAACCAAAGATAGTGATGTCGGAGAAGGAGGCTCCAATAGAATCCCTGGAGCTTCGGAAAACAGAAGTAAATCTGAATAGCGGCGACATCCTGAAGTATCCCTGGCCGAACGCGTCCCCTCCGCCGGACTATCCATTCCGGCGTCTTCAGGACTACTGGCCGGGGCGGAACCAGGTGGGAGGGGTATACAATATGCACGAGAACCCGCGAAGACACCACCACTCATACCCCCACTACTTCCACCCCCGACCATACCCCTACACGGCTCTGTCGGAGCAACGAGCCTCGTACCCGAGACTGCGGAGGTTCCCCCACAAACTGAGCGAGCGAATGGACCGCCCCGCCCGGGCTCACGGGAACGACCAGGATCTCTACAGCCTACTCGGCCTGAGGCACTGGTTCGGCAGCGAGGGAGCGTCAAAAAGATAGAAGGTTCCCGTCTCCTAGCTAATTCGACGTTACCCGACGACATATCGCGGAAGCTATGGTCTCGATACTTTTGTCTGTCTATCGATGTCGGTTTCTACTAGTGATGTTCTCCATCCGCCATAGCTTTCGATATGTTAGCCTATTTATTTTAAAGCCAAATATTACAGTCATAATTACGTTAGTTTTTGTTAGATGTTTTAAGTTCTTGTAAATATTCCTACGATAAGAGATTAATTTTACTGCGGAGATGTTTATCGGTTAGTATTATTGTTGTTCTGTATTATGTAGTGTTGTATTACTAATTTGTTTTATCgatgtatattttttgttgttggAGTTATTCATGTGAAAATAAATGTAACGTGTTTAAATGTACATTGGCACTGGCTTGCCTATACtcgtttatttaatttaaataatattatgatatatgtacttacaataattgttaTCTACGACaatttagacattaatttttatgtaaccaTCGATGTAGAACTTCGGACACCTTAAACCCGCctatattttaccaataaaatatttaacctGTTTCCcaataaaaaagatataatatttttcatcatCGGTTTTTAACAGTTTTTACCTAACAGAATttgatgtaattatttttatggaaaATTGTATTT
Proteins encoded in this region:
- the LOC121732321 gene encoding uncharacterized protein LOC121732321 isoform X1 yields the protein MVFEMEGPRRAPRRYNVSRRRRASPKVFAMWYPWIALLLCALAAGAAGQDVAEPQREREPPREREGVATRPPPRTLDRKADELAWHSWLQGPENDGQNATHRRITTKSLFITPLVCPKGQRLDRNGCVTVLNVNKEEHERILLDQLNAYFTADPNNGGDMYDYGEEEQGPLQLTIPIGQESQAELSAQAQNQQPTFVQFDKKGDGLQTDGSIEAELELLKLQQAVAKLNRTGPLPSNSLSHGALNNLLTYSDKPKRDSPLINETETNVTDKGQEEKIFGHVNIDPLAYGVQNQNQEVTLHENKNNKTETPVAEKLVANNMTNTESQNNNTRETVPNTTMQSLKAAPEQTKLRPEIEYSDIDEAIKLISRFADVSTDDNFAKDDRKPDLPLDDSVLGTRTKLQYRRNKPKIVMSEKEAPIESLELRKTEVNLNSGDILKYPWPNASPPPDYPFRRLQDYWPGRNQVGGVYNMHENPRRHHHSYPHYFHPRPYPYTALSEQRASYPRLRRFPHKLSERMDRPARAHGNDQDLYSLLGLRHWFGSEGASKR
- the LOC121732321 gene encoding uncharacterized protein LOC121732321 isoform X2 is translated as MWYPWIALLLCALAAGAAGQDVAEPQREREPPREREGVATRPPPRTLDRKADELAWHSWLQGPENDGQNATHRRITTKSLFITPLVCPKGQRLDRNGCVTVLNVNKEEHERILLDQLNAYFTADPNNGGDMYDYGEEEQGPLQLTIPIGQESQAELSAQAQNQQPTFVQFDKKGDGLQTDGSIEAELELLKLQQAVAKLNRTGPLPSNSLSHGALNNLLTYSDKPKRDSPLINETETNVTDKGQEEKIFGHVNIDPLAYGVQNQNQEVTLHENKNNKTETPVAEKLVANNMTNTESQNNNTRETVPNTTMQSLKAAPEQTKLRPEIEYSDIDEAIKLISRFADVSTDDNFAKDDRKPDLPLDDSVLGTRTKLQYRRNKPKIVMSEKEAPIESLELRKTEVNLNSGDILKYPWPNASPPPDYPFRRLQDYWPGRNQVGGVYNMHENPRRHHHSYPHYFHPRPYPYTALSEQRASYPRLRRFPHKLSERMDRPARAHGNDQDLYSLLGLRHWFGSEGASKR